The Anaeromyxobacter diazotrophicus genome contains the following window.
GAGTGGGCGACGGCCCGGGAAAGCCCCCCCTCCGCGCCGGCGCCGCTCCCGCCGGGGGCGGTGAAGCGGACCCCGGCGCCGCCGGCCGGGTCGAGGACGACCCCGAGCCGGCGCGCGCCGAGGGCGCGGAAGAACGGCTCCCAGCCGCAGCGCGCGAGCCCGTCGCCCGGGCCCGCGGAGAAGGCGGGCGCGCCGGCCGCGTCGAGCGCGGGCGAGAGGAGCTGGGACCCGGCGAAGTGCACGATCTCGCCGCGGTCGGTGGTGACGCGCTGCATGGTCTGGCCTCCGCTCGAGATGTAGGACGCACGCGCCGCGCACGCACGGCCCGCGGCAGCGGACGGAACGCCGCACCTGGGCTAACATCCGGGGCCCGTGCTCACCTTCGTCCTGCTCGCCCTGGCCGGCTTCGCGGCCGGCGTCATCAACGCCGTCGCCGGCGGCGGCTCGCTCATCTCCTTCCCCGCGCTGCTCCACACCGGGATGGGGGCGCGCATCGCCAACGCCACCAACACCGCCGCCGTGTGGCCGGGGAGCGCCGCCTCGGTCTGGCCCTACCGCCGCATCATCGCCGCCGAGGGGCACCGCGCGAAGGTGCTCGCCTGGCCCTCCCTGGTGGGCGGGCTGGCGGGCTCGTGGCTGCTGCTCCACACCTCCGAGGCGGCCTTCACGGCGGTGGTGCCGTGGCTCATCCTGCTCGCCTGCGCGCTCCTGGCGCTGCAGGGCCGGGTGGCCGCCTTCGTCGCCCGGCGGGCCGGCGAGACGCCGTCGCGCGTCCCGCTGGTCCTCGTCGGGCTCCAGCTCCTCATCTCGGTGTACGGGGGCTACTTCGGGGCCGGCATCGGCATCCTGATGCTGTCCGCCATGGCCATCTTCATCCCGGACGGCCTGCAGGCGGCGAACGGGCTCAAGGTCCTGTTCGCCACCCTCATCAACGGGATCTCGATGGTCTACTTCCTGGCGGTGGGCGCCGTCCGCCTGCCGGAGGCGTGCCTGATGGCGGCCACCTCCATCGCCGGGGGCCTCGTCGGCGCCCACATCGCGCAGCGCCTCCCGGGAGGCGTGCTGCGGCTGGTGGTCATCCTGTACGGCGTGGTGGTGGCGGGGAAGCTGCTCTTCTTCAAGTGAACGGGCGGCGTGGAAGAGAGGCCCCTCTCCCCCGGCCCCTCTCCCCGCTGCGCGGGGCGAGGTGAGCCTCACCCCCTCTCCCCCACCGGGGGAGAGGGCCAGGGAGAGCGGGCCGCACCCTGCGTCGGCTCGGGCGTCGGTTACTTCTGCGCCGCCGCGTCCTTCGCGAACGCGATGAGCGCCTCGAGCGCGTTGGTGGTGGTGAGGATCCCCACCAGGTCGCCGTGCTCGTTCACCACCGTGATGCCGTTGAGCTTGCGGTCGCGGATGAGCTGGGCCGCGTCGGCGAGCTCGGTCTCGGGCGTGACCGTGTGCGGCTTCGGGTTCATCGCCTCGGTCACCGGCGTCCGCGCCAGGAGGTAGTGCAGCTCCCAGGTGTCGAGGGAGGTGGACTTCCCGGGCGAGAAGGAGAGCAGCATCCGCTCGGTCACGATCCCCACCAGGCGCCCGTGCTTCATCACCGGGAGCCGCCGGACGTTCTTCTCCTTCAGCAGGTGGATCGCCTCCACCACCGTCGCCTCGGCGTCGATGGTGATGGGGTTCGG
Protein-coding sequences here:
- a CDS encoding sulfite exporter TauE/SafE family protein is translated as MLTFVLLALAGFAAGVINAVAGGGSLISFPALLHTGMGARIANATNTAAVWPGSAASVWPYRRIIAAEGHRAKVLAWPSLVGGLAGSWLLLHTSEAAFTAVVPWLILLACALLALQGRVAAFVARRAGETPSRVPLVLVGLQLLISVYGGYFGAGIGILMLSAMAIFIPDGLQAANGLKVLFATLINGISMVYFLAVGAVRLPEACLMAATSIAGGLVGAHIAQRLPGGVLRLVVILYGVVVAGKLLFFK
- a CDS encoding CBS domain-containing protein; amino-acid sequence: MMTKTKVRDWMTPNPITIDAEATVVEAIHLLKEKNVRRLPVMKHGRLVGIVTERMLLSFSPGKSTSLDTWELHYLLARTPVTEAMNPKPHTVTPETELADAAQLIRDRKLNGITVVNEHGDLVGILTTTNALEALIAFAKDAAAQK